A genomic window from Macaca thibetana thibetana isolate TM-01 chromosome 16, ASM2454274v1, whole genome shotgun sequence includes:
- the RFLNB gene encoding refilin-B: MVGRLSLQDVPELVDAKKKGDGALDSPDSGLPPSPSPSHWGLAAAGGGGGGGERAPAPGALEPDAAATPAAQSPACLPLTPGCVLRLCPLSFGEGVEFDPLPPKEVRYTSSVKYDSERHFIDDVHLPLGLAVASCSQTVTCIPNGTWRSYKAEVRFEPRHRPTRFLSTTIVYPKYPKTVYTTTLDYNCRKTTRRFLSSVELEATELLGGDDLSDDR; encoded by the exons ATGGTGGGCCGGCTGAGCCTGCAGGATGTGCCCGAGCTCGTGGACGCGAAGAAGAAGGGGGACGGCGCCCTGGACAGCCCGGACTCGGGGctgccccccagccccagccccagccactgGGGGCTCGCGGCGGCCGGGGGCGGCGGAGGCGGCGGGGAGCGCGCGCCGGCACCGGGGGCGCTGGAGCCGGACGCGGCGGCGACCCCCGCGGCTCAG AGTCCAGCGTGTCTCCCCCTGACTCCCGGCTGTGTGCTGAGGCTGTGTCCCCTGTCCTTTGGCGAAGGAGTGGAGTTTGACCCCTTACCACCAAAGGAAGTAAG GTACACCTCCTCGGTCAAGTACGACTCCGAGCGGCACTTCATCGACGACGTGCACCTGCCCCTGGGCCTGGCGGTGGCCTCCTGCAGCCAGACGGTCACCTGCATCCCCAACGGCACCTGGCGCAGCTACAAGGCCGAGGTGCGCTTCGAGCCGCGCCACAGGCCCACGCGCTTCCTCAGCACCACCATCGTCTACCCCAAGTACCCCAAGACCGTCTACACCACCACCCTGGACTACAACTGCCGCAAGACGACGCGGAGGTTTCTGTCCAGCGTGGAGCTCGAAGCCACGGAGCTCCTGGGCGGCGACGACCTCTCCGACGACCGCTGA